The following is a genomic window from Geoalkalibacter halelectricus.
ATGCCGCAGCACACTCAGCACCGCCTTGGGACCGCCGGTGGAAGCGCCGATGGCCAGAACCGAGCGCGTGCGCCCATCGAACAGGGCCTCGCGGGAGCGCGGCGCGGGGGTGCTGGGAATGAGCCGCACGGGCAGCCGCGCCAGCACCTTGACCTTGTCGATGAGGCTTTGCGCCAGGGGGGCGAAGACTTCCTGCACCGCGCCGCGCGGCTTTTCCATGACATCGAGGGCGCCCAGGGCGATGGCGTTGAAGGCGCCGCGCGCATCGCCGGGACGCACGTTGGCCGAGAGCACCAGGATCGGCGTCGGCCGTCTGGACATGATCTCCTTGACGGCGGTAATGCCATCCATGACCGGCATGACCACATCCATGATCACCAGATCCGGTTGCAGGCGCAGCACCGCATCCACGGCCTCGCGCCCGTCGCGCGCCTCGCCCACCACGCACAAGCGCGGATCGCTCTGTAGAATGTCGCGCAAAACAACGCGGGTCAGCAGGGAGTCATCGACGATGAGGATGTTGATTTTGTCCTTTGTCATTGGTCCTTTGTCATTTGTTTAAAGCGAAAAGCTGTCATTGGTCATTTGTTTAGTAGCGAAAATTCTCACCGTCCGCGAAGAAAAATAACGGGATTTTATGATTTTAACAAATGACAAATAACCAAGGACCAAGGACCGGCTGAAGCCGCCTTGGCGGCTTCAGCCGATTAGCGTCTCCACCGCATCCACCAGTTTGCCCTGGTCGAAGCTGCCCTTGACGATGTAGGCCTGGGCGCCTACTTCGATGCCGCGGCGTTTGTCCTCGTCGGTGGCACGCGAGGTGACGATGATCACCGGGATATCGCCCTGGTGGTCGCGGGTGCGCACCTGGCGGGTCAGCTCGAAGCCGTCGATGCCGGGCATTTCGATATCGGTGACGATCAGATCGAAGCTGCGCGCGGCGAGAATGTCCAGGGCGTCTTCGCCGGACACGGCCACCTCGACCTGGTAGCCTTGGGTTTCGAGGATGTTTTTTTCCATGGTGCGGGTGGTGATGGAATCATCGACCACCAGCACCCGGCCGCGTTTTTTGCGCGCGCGGGCGGCGGCCAGATCGGCGCGCACCGCCGGGGCGCCGAGGCGCCGCGGGGTGAAGAGTTCGGGCACCGAGAGAATCAGCGCGGGAAGGCCGTCGGCGAGCAGCGCGGCCCCGGCATAGCCGGAGAGGGCACGCAGTTGCGGCCCGAGGCTCTTGACCGTCACCTCCTGCATGCCCAGCACCTCCCCCACCGCCCAGACCGCCTGCTGCTCGTGGTGACGCACCACCACGGCCGGGATGCGGCGGCTGTCAATGAGCATGCGCGGCGCCAGCCCCAGCAGATCGCGCAGGGCAACCAGGGGGCGGGTGCGGCCCTCGATGCGCACCAGCTCGCGGCCGCCCTGAACGAGAACGTCTTCCTCACGGATATGGACCACGCCGTTGACGTATTGCAGGGGCAGCACGTAGCGCTCGCCCTCGCAGCGCACCACCAGCCCGGCCAGGCGCGCCAGGGTCAGGGGCAGGTCCAGGCGAATTTCGGTACCCAGGCCGATCCGGGAGTGGATGGCCAGGTTGCCCTTGGCCTGCTCCATGGCGGCGCGCACTACGTCCATGCCGATACCGCGCCCGGACACGTCGGAGAGCTCGGCGCGGGTGGAAAGGCCCGGGCGCAGGATCAGGTAGAGAGCGTCCTGATCACTTAAGGAAGCGGCTTCCTCGGCGTCGATGCGGCCGCCGGCCACGGCCTTGCGGCGCACCTCGGCGGGGTCGATGCCGCATCCGTCGTCGGCGAGGCTGATGCACACCCCGCCGCGCTCGTAATGGGCGCTAAGGACCACCTCGCCGGCCGCCTTCTTGCCGGCTGCGCGCCGTTCGCGCGGGCCTTCGATGCCGTGATCGACGGCGTTGCGCAGCATGTGGATCAGGGCCGGTCGCAGGCTCTCCCACAGCAGGCGATCCAGGGCCACGTCCTCGCCGCTGACGCGAAAACGGATGTCCTTGCCCTGCTCGCGGGCCAGATCGCGCACCACCCGGCGCAGATCATCGACCAGCAGGGCCAGGGGCACCATGCGCAGACCCTGGGCTTCCTGGGTGAGCAAATCGGTGCTCAGGTGAAAGGCGATGAGATCCTTGTCCAGCTGTCGGCGCACCTCGCGCATGCGGGCCAGAATCGCGCTGAGTCGGCGATAGTTCTCCTCGCGCCGCAGTCCGCCGAGAAAGGTTTCCAAATCACCTTCAAGTTCCTGAAGGCGCAGATCGCCCTGCCGCAGGTGATCGACGGCCAAGGCGCTTTCGCCGACGAGATTGACCAGCCGGTCAAGGCGCGCCACTTCGACGCGAATGCTGTCCTCGGCGCGCGCCCCGGAGTCCTCGCCGCCGGGTGGAGCGGCCGCAAGCCGGGCCTCGGCAGGCGCGGCGCCGGCGCGCAGACCGGCGATGACGGCCTCAAGATCGAAGGGGGCCGCGGCGCCGCCTACCGCTTGGGTTGCCAGGGCCTCAAGGGCGTCGGTGGCGAGCAGCAGCATGTCGACCAGGGGTCCGTCGCAGACGCGCGCCCCCTCCTCCACCTCCTTGAGGCTGTCCTCGAGACTGTGCGCCAGGCGACTAATGTCGCCGAACCCGAGCATGCGCGCCGCGCCCTTGAGGGTATGGGCGCAGCGCAGCAAGGCATGCACCTGTTCGGGGCGTGCGCCCTGCTCCTCGAAGTTGAGAAAGCCCTGACGCAGGTGCGCCAGGTGCTCCTGGACCTCGCGGGTGAAGATGTCGAAATACTTCTTGTCCATCGTCCCCGATCCTCGCTCAGGGCTCCTCGACCAGCTGCTTGAGGCGCTCGGCCAGATCGTTGAGCTCGGCGATGGAGTGCGCGGTTTCCTCGGCGCTGGTGGCCACCTGGGCGGCGACGTCGCGCACTTCGCTGATGGTTTCGGTCATCTGCTCGCTGGCGGAGAACTGGTGCTGGGTGGAGACCTTGATGTCGCGCGCCGCGGTGGTGGTTTCGTCGATGGTGGCGATGATCTGGTCGAGGGACTGCGCGATGCGCCCCACCCGCTGATTGGCGTTGTCGAGCTTCTTGGTGCCTTCCTCGGTCTGCACGATGGTGGCGTTGGTGGATTTCTGGATCTGCTCGATGAGCCCGTTGATCTGGCGCGTGGCCTCGGCGGTGCGGTCGGCAAGGCGCTTGACCTCATTGGCGACGATGGAGAAGCGCCGCCCGGCCTCGCCGGCCCCGGCGGCCTCGATGGCGGCGTTGAGGGCCAGCAGGTTGGTCTGATCGCTGATTTCGTCGATCAAGTCCACGATCCCGCCGATTTTCTGCGAATTCTCGCCGAGTTCGAGCATCGCCTCGGCGATCTGCTGCACCTGAATACGCAGCAGATCCATGCCTTCGCCGGCGTCGTCCACCGCCGTCTTGCCCTGGTTGCCGGCCTTGACCGCTTCCTCGGCCAGGGCTTCGACGCGCTTGGCGTTTTCCGCCACCTGGCGGGCGGTGGCGGCGAACTCCTCGGCGGTGGAGGTCGCCTCGTGCACGGCGGCGGCCTGCTGGCTGGCGCCCGAGGACTGCTGGGAGGTGATGGCCATGATTTCGTTGGAGGCCGAGGAGAGCTGCAAAACAGCCTCCTTGACATTGTGAATCAGGCGCGCGCTGCGGTCGATTTCGCCCTGCAGATTGCGCAGGATGACCTGGGTCATGTGGTTGAAGGCTTCGGCCAGGCTGCCAATTTCGTCCTGGGAGCGTATGCCGATGGGCTCCTGGGCCTCCCCCCGTGCGATACGTTCAGCGCTCAGGGTCAGGGCCTTGAGAGGCTGGGTCAGGTGGCGCACCACGAAAAAGATGGTCAGGGAGGCCACCAGCAGCAGCCCCAGCATCAGCAGGCTGACATGGTTGCGCAATTCGGTGACCAGTTGCTGGGTTTCCTCGATGGAGTAGCCCAAGCGAAAGGCTCCCCAGTGATCGCCGCGGACAAAGATCGGCACACTGATGTCCCAGAGGATCTCGCCGGTGTCACGCTCGTAGACCTGGTGCAGCACCCCCTTGCCGTCGCCGCCGTCATAGCGCGCGGCGCGCAGCCCGACCGGGTCGTTGAACATCTGCTTGGTGCGGTTGGCCTGCAGGTCACGCGCGGCATCGCCGATCAGGGGCTGAGCGTAGCGACTGTTGTGGGTGGGCAGGTAGCCGTTGCGATCGACGGGAATGGCAAACACCACCGCCGCATCTTCTTCGATAAACGAGTCGATGATGGCGGGCAGGCGTTTATCGAGAAAAGCATCGTAAGCGGTGGTGAATTTGGCCACCGGCGCACGGGACAGGGGCCCCGCGGTGATGCGCTGATAATCGGTGTCGAAGATTTCCGCCCGGGTGAAGCGCCCGTTTGCCAGGGCCTCCTCCAGAATCTGCTCGACGGCGCGGGCCCCGACCAGCGCGAAGGTGCGCGCCTTGGTCAGGCTCTCTTCCCTGAGCACCTCGCCGCGCTGATGTACGACGATGGCGGTGAACAGGGTGGCCAACAGCGCCAGAACCACCACCAGGGAAAAGGTGATTTTGAGGGAAATGCTTTTCCTGATCCATGAGAACATAGCCAACCTCGCATCTAAGGGCGCCCCGCGAGCCGCCCAAGTCCCTACTCCAGAAAACGACGACGGCGCGGACCGCCCCCTCTCAACCCTCTTGCCCCGACTGTTCCGCAAGTGCGAGCACCTGAGCCGTATCGAGCAGGGTCAGCAGACCCTCGGCGCAGGCCACCCGACCAGAAACCAGGGGGCTCCGGAGGCCCTCCGCCTCGCCCGGCGCCTCGATGGCCGCCTCTTCCACGGCGCGCAACTCACGGACCTCATCCACCAGCAGCGCGCTCTTCAGATCGCCGGCGGCCATCACCACCAGCCGCGCGCTGCGCGCGGGCGCTGCGGCGGCCAGCTTGAAAACGGGACGCAAGTCGGTCACCGGCAGAATTTCACCGCGCACGCTGATGATGCCGGCAATGTGCGCGGCGGCACCGGGCACTCGCACCAGGGGCGGAACCCGCAACACTTCGCGCACCCCGCCGCAGGGCAGGCCAAACCAATCCGGGCCCAGACGCACCACCAGCACGTCGTGCCGCGCCCGGCTCTCGGCCGCCTCATCCTGCTCCAGGCCACGCCAGTAGTCTTCACGCACGACGGTCAGGGCGGCGCGGATATCCTGCATGTCTTGCCTTGTTTCGGCCATGGTTCACACCCCTTCAGGAAGAGGGCAACTGGTTGAGCTGATCGCGGCAGACTTCGAGAAAAACCTCGCGGGTCAAGCCCCCCGACAGGGGCACCAGGGCCTCGTTGGGCAACCGTTCGAGCAGACGCACGCTGTTGCGCAGCTCGCGGCGGGCATCGGCCCCCTGCCCCAGCCGCTCATGGATTCCGCCCAGATGAAAACGCGGCATGATGAAATCCATGTCGATGAGCAACGCCTTGCGGTATTCCTCACGCGCCTCCAGCCAATGGCCTTCGAGTTCCAGCAGCAGTCCCTTGAGGAAATAAGCGGGAGCATGGAGATCATCCGCGGCCAGGGCGTGTTCGCAGCAGGTGCGCGCCTGCTCGATGGCGCCGCGATTGGCATGGACAAAGCCGCTGCCGACCCAGGCGCCGGGATGCTGTTCATCGACGGCGAGAATTTTTTCGAAGCACGCCCGGGCGCCGGCGAAATCTTCGCGGTTGAAGGCTTCCTGGCCCTCGGCGTAGAGCTGCTCGGCGTCGCGGGCAGGTGCGGGCGGTGCGTCCGCCTCCGTCGTTCGCGCCCGCGCAACTTCGGGCAGCGTTTGTGGAGCCACAGGCGGCTCGGGGGGGCGGGGCGGCGCCTCCAGGGTGGGCGGCGCGGCGGGCAGACGGTAGAAAAAGCTGCGCTCATGGCTCGCCCGCTCGAATTGCCGGGAAAGATTGATGAGAGTCTCGGCATGCCCGAGAAACAGGCTGCCGCCGGGGGCCAGGGAGCGCGCCAGCCCCTCGACCACCTTGCGGCTGGTGGCCTGGCGGAAGTAGATCAACACGTTGCGGCAAAAGATGATGTCAAAGTCGGCGATTCCCGCGCCCGGGTCCGGATAGCTGCCGGTTTGCAGGTTGAGATAGCGAAAATCGACCAGGGCGCGGATGCTTTCATCGAGGAGGTATTCGCTGCCGCGCTGCTCAAACCAGGTGCTGATCAGCGCCGGATCGGTGACCCGCAGGGATCTGGAACCGTAAACCCCGCGTCGTGCCTTGTTGAGGGCCTGGTGATTGATGTCGGTGGCCAGGATGCGCACATCCCATTCACGCAATTCGGGGAAATGCGCGCGCAGCAGGATGCCCAGGGAATAGGGTTCCTCGCCCGTGGAGCAGCCCGCCGACCACAACCGCAGGGTGCGCCGCGCGCGATTGCGGGCGATGAGTTCCGGCAGCACCTGGTGGCGCAGGGCCTCGAAATGGGCGAGATAGCGAAAAAAATAGGTCTCGCCCACGGTGAGCAGGCCGAGCAGTTTCTTCAGCTCCTGACGCGCTTCGCCGAAGGATTCGAGATAGTCGAAATAGGCACGGTAGGATGACAGGCCCAGGGCGCGCATGCGGCGGGTCAGCCCGTGCTGCAGGATGCGCAGGTTGCGCTGATCGAAATGCAGGCCGCTGTGCTGCACGAGATAATTTTGAAACAGGATCAGGTCGAGAGCCTCAAGGGGCGGCAGGCGCTGTTCCTCGATGCGCGCGACGCTCGCGGCGCGGCGCACCCCGGCGAGCAGGCGCCGCGCATCAACGGGCAGGGTCAGAAAATCAAAGGCGTCGGGCAGTTCGTACTCGAGCTCGGCGCGATTGGCGACGACGATGACCGGCACCTGGCGGCTGAGGCGACCGCTTTCGAAACGGCGCAGACGCTCCAGGGCCTGGGGGCCGGGCAATTCGATGCCCAGAACCAGCACATCGCAGTCGCCGACGCGCACCGCCGGCAGGGGCGCATCGTCCGTCGCGACGCACTGCACCGTGCAGCCCGCCTCGCCGAGCAGCGGGACGAGATCGGCGCACAGCCCGCCGGGCGTTTCGGCAACCCACACCCGCAGGGGTTTGCTGGTGCCGGGGTGCGGATTCATCGGTTCTGACCGCCGCCGGTCATGACCCACCGGCCTCCAGCTTGGCCCAGGAATCACGCAGGGTCGCGGCGCGGTTGAAAACCGGACGGCCGGGGGTGCTGTCGTGGGGATCGACAAAGAAATAGCCGAGGCGCTCGAACTGAACGTGGGTGCCCACGGCGGCCTGGGCCAGCCCCGGCTCGATGAGCGCCCTGAGGGTGGTGAGGCTGTGCGGATTGAGATCCGCGCGCCAATCGCGGCCCTCGCGCCCGGCGCCGGGAGTGGGCACGGCGAACAGCCGGTCATAGAGCCGCACCTCGGCGGGCACGCCGTGACGCGCCGACACCCAATGAATGGTGCCCTTGACCTTGCGCCCATCGGCGGGATTGGCCCCGAGGGTGGCCGGGTCGTGGGTGCAGCGCAACTCGACGACCTCGCCCGTGACCGGATCCTTCACTACCTCCTCGCAGCGGATGATGTAGCCGAAACGCAACCGCACCTCGCGCCCCGGAGCCAGGCGGAAGAACTTCTTGGGCGGCTCCTCCATGAAGTCATCGCGCTCGATGTAGAATTCGCGGCAGAAGGGCACCTGGCGGCTGCCCTCCTCGGGCTGTTGCGGATGGTTGGCCGCGTCGAAAAATTCCTCGCGCTCCTCCGGGTAATCGGTGAGCACCACCTTGAGGGGGTTGAGCACCGCCAGGGCGCGCGGCGCGCCCTGGTTGAGATCCTCGCGCAGGCAATCCTCGAGCACGCTCATGTCAATCCAACTGTCGCTCTTGCCCACCCCGATGCGCTCGCAGAAGGCGCGAATGGCCGCCGGAGTGAAGCCGCGCCGGCGCAACCCCACCAGGGTCGGCATGCGCGGGTCGTCCCAGCCCGCCACCAGGCCTTCGCGTACCAGTTCGAGCAGGCGGCGCTTGCTCATCAGGGTATAGCTGAGGTTGAGGCGGGCGAATTCGACCTGACGCGGCCGCGCCGGCAGCAGGTCGGCCAGTTGTTCGAGAAACCAGTCGTAAAGGGGGCGATGATCCTCGAATTCCAGGGTGCAGATGGAGTGCGTGATGCCCTCGATGGCGTCGCTCAAGGGATGGGCGTAGTCATACATGGGGTAGATGCACCAGGCATCCCCCGTGCGGTAGTGATGATGACGCTGGATGCGGTAGATGACCGGATCGCGCAGGTTCATGTTGGGTGAAGCCATGTCGATGCGCGCGCGCAGGGTGTAGGCGCCGTCGGGAAATTCGCCGGCGCGCATGCGCCGAAACAGATCGAGGCTTTCGGCGGCGGGGCGATCGCGGTCGGGGCTTTCGCGTCCGGGCTCGGTGAGGGTGCCGCGATGGGCGCGCATCTGCTCGGCATCGAGGCTGTCGACATAGGCGCGTTCGCGGCGAATGAGTTCCTCGGCCCACAGGTAGAGTTGCTCGTAGTAATCCGAGGCAAAGTAGAGGTGGGTGCCCCAGTCAAAACCCAGCCACCGCACCACGTCCTGAATCGCCTCGGCGTATTCGATGCTTTCCTTTTCCGGGTTAGTGTCGTCCATACGCAGATGGCAGCGCCCGCCATAGGCGGCGGCCAGCCCGAAATTAAGGCAGATGGCTTTGGCGTGGCCGATGTGCAGATAGCCGTTGGGCTCGGGAGGAAAGCGGGTCACCACTTCGGAGCGCGCCCCGGCGGCGAGGTCGGCATCGATGAGGTTGCGGATGAAATTGGTCGCTGGCGGTGTGGTCTCGGGAGTGCTCATGAGGATTTCGACCTGCGCGTCCTTTCGGGAAAAATGGCGACGGCGCGAGAAAACCGCGCGCCGCTTCAGACATCGAGTTCTTCGGATACGGAAATTTTCTCCAGCAGCACCACCGCCTGGGCGCTGATGCCTTCGCCGCGCCCCTCGAAGCCGAGCCCCTCGGTGGTGGTGGCCTTGATGTTGATGCGGTGGATGTCGGCGGCGCAGGCCGCGGCGATATTTTCCACCATGGCGCGAATATGGGGCGCCAGGCGCGGCGCCTGGGCCACCACCGTGGAATCGAGGTTGCCGATGCGATACCCCCGGGCGGAGGCCAGGGCCATGACCTCGCGCAGCAGCTTGAGGCTCGAAATGCCGCGGTAGGCTGGATCGGTGTCGGGAAAATGCCGCCCGATGTCGCCCTCGCCCAGGGCGCCGAGCACCGCGTCGCAGATGGCATGCAGCAGCACATCGGCATCGGAATGACCAAGCAGGCCGAGGCCGTAGGGAATTTCGACGCCGCCGAGAATCAGGCGGCGCTCCGCGGTCAGGCGGTGCACATCGTAACCTTGGCCGATACGAAACGGGTTCACGGCTCCTCCGGTCGGGTCAAAAAGGCTTCGGCCACCAGCAGGTCTTCCGGCGTGGTGATCTTGATGTTGCGGTAGCTGCCCTCGAGCATGGCCGGGCGATGACCCAGGCGCTCCACCAGAGAGGCATCATCGGTGCCGCGAAATCCGTCGGCCAGCGCCTGCTCATGGGCATCCCGCACCAGGGCGCAGGAAAACGCCTGCGGGGTCTGGGCCAGCCACAGCCGCCCGCGCTCGGGGGTAGCGCGGATGCGGCCATCCTCAACTTCCTTGACGGTATCCTTGACCGGCACGCCCACCACGCAGCCGCCCTGCTCCGCGGCCGCGGCGATGACCCGTGGGATCAGCCGCGCCGGGAAAAACGGGCGCACGCCGTCATGGATCAGGACCACACCCGGCTCCCGTTCGCCGAGATGACGCAGGCCGTTGCGCACCGAATCCTGGCGCTCGGCGCCTCCGGCGATGACCGCCTCGACCTTGCGCAGGCCGAAACGCGCCACCACCTCGCGACGACAATACGCGATTTCGTCGGCCGGGGAAACAACAATGATGCGGCTCACATGGGGGGATTGATCGAACAGCGAGAGGGTGTGCGCCAATATCGGGCGCCCCGCCAGTTGCAGGTACTGCTTGTTGATGTCGGCGCCCATACGCCGGCCCATGCCGGCGGCGGGGATCAGCACGGTGGCGGTCATGGCTCTCCAGGGACGAACGACTTTGGGACACACGGCGGGGCAGGCCCCGCGCCCGGGTTTTCATGGGGAAAGGCGGCGGCGCAAGAGCCGCGCGCGGAAGAGACGCCGCCTGGCGGCGGAGTCGATCAGTGGAAAATTTTCTCGATGCGCTGGATGACCGTGTCCTCCTCGGCGCCCTGCGCAAAGGCGATCTCCTTGATGAGCAGCTTTTGCGCTTGCTCGAGCACTTTTTTCTCGCCGTAGGACAATTCCTTGTCGCAGCGAATCTGGTAGAGGTCACGCAACACGGCGGCGACTTCGAACAGATCGCCGGACTTGATCTTGTCGTGGTACTCGCGCTGGCGGCGGCTCCAGGAAGCCACCGGCCCGCCGGGCGCGGCGCTTTCGAGCAGGCCGTAGATGGAATCGACGGTATCGCGGTCGACCAGGCAGCGCAGGCCCACGGAATGGCAATTATTCACCGGAACCATGATGGTCATGTCGCTGTCGACGATACGCAAGATGTAGAATTCGAGCTTCTGACCCTGAAATTCCCTCGCCTCGATGGACTCAATCACTCCGACCCCCTGGGTCGGGTAAACCGCCATATCACCGATCTTGAACATGGGCTACGCCTCCTTTTGCAAAGGATAGAATATAGCATAGTCGAGC
Proteins encoded in this region:
- the cheB gene encoding chemotaxis-specific protein-glutamate methyltransferase CheB; amino-acid sequence: MTKDKINILIVDDSLLTRVVLRDILQSDPRLCVVGEARDGREAVDAVLRLQPDLVIMDVVMPVMDGITAVKEIMSRRPTPILVLSANVRPGDARGAFNAIALGALDVMEKPRGAVQEVFAPLAQSLIDKVKVLARLPVRLIPSTPAPRSREALFDGRTRSVLAIGASTGGPKAVLSVLRHLPADCRAKILVVQHIAQGFAEGFADWLAREVPFSVRTAADGDPLRPGQVLVAPNNRHMEVRNDRIRLTDGLPVNSCKPSVDVLFTSLAHEAPREVAAVLLTGMGRDGAEGLAALRLAGATTLAQDEATSVVFGMPRAAIALDAAQRVLPLEEIPRVLARLLDRAERLC
- a CDS encoding hybrid sensor histidine kinase/response regulator; its protein translation is MDKKYFDIFTREVQEHLAHLRQGFLNFEEQGARPEQVHALLRCAHTLKGAARMLGFGDISRLAHSLEDSLKEVEEGARVCDGPLVDMLLLATDALEALATQAVGGAAAPFDLEAVIAGLRAGAAPAEARLAAAPPGGEDSGARAEDSIRVEVARLDRLVNLVGESALAVDHLRQGDLRLQELEGDLETFLGGLRREENYRRLSAILARMREVRRQLDKDLIAFHLSTDLLTQEAQGLRMVPLALLVDDLRRVVRDLAREQGKDIRFRVSGEDVALDRLLWESLRPALIHMLRNAVDHGIEGPRERRAAGKKAAGEVVLSAHYERGGVCISLADDGCGIDPAEVRRKAVAGGRIDAEEAASLSDQDALYLILRPGLSTRAELSDVSGRGIGMDVVRAAMEQAKGNLAIHSRIGLGTEIRLDLPLTLARLAGLVVRCEGERYVLPLQYVNGVVHIREEDVLVQGGRELVRIEGRTRPLVALRDLLGLAPRMLIDSRRIPAVVVRHHEQQAVWAVGEVLGMQEVTVKSLGPQLRALSGYAGAALLADGLPALILSVPELFTPRRLGAPAVRADLAAARARKKRGRVLVVDDSITTRTMEKNILETQGYQVEVAVSGEDALDILAARSFDLIVTDIEMPGIDGFELTRQVRTRDHQGDIPVIIVTSRATDEDKRRGIEVGAQAYIVKGSFDQGKLVDAVETLIG
- a CDS encoding methyl-accepting chemotaxis protein, whose product is MFSWIRKSISLKITFSLVVVLALLATLFTAIVVHQRGEVLREESLTKARTFALVGARAVEQILEEALANGRFTRAEIFDTDYQRITAGPLSRAPVAKFTTAYDAFLDKRLPAIIDSFIEEDAAVVFAIPVDRNGYLPTHNSRYAQPLIGDAARDLQANRTKQMFNDPVGLRAARYDGGDGKGVLHQVYERDTGEILWDISVPIFVRGDHWGAFRLGYSIEETQQLVTELRNHVSLLMLGLLLVASLTIFFVVRHLTQPLKALTLSAERIARGEAQEPIGIRSQDEIGSLAEAFNHMTQVILRNLQGEIDRSARLIHNVKEAVLQLSSASNEIMAITSQQSSGASQQAAAVHEATSTAEEFAATARQVAENAKRVEALAEEAVKAGNQGKTAVDDAGEGMDLLRIQVQQIAEAMLELGENSQKIGGIVDLIDEISDQTNLLALNAAIEAAGAGEAGRRFSIVANEVKRLADRTAEATRQINGLIEQIQKSTNATIVQTEEGTKKLDNANQRVGRIAQSLDQIIATIDETTTAARDIKVSTQHQFSASEQMTETISEVRDVAAQVATSAEETAHSIAELNDLAERLKQLVEEP
- a CDS encoding chemotaxis protein CheW, producing the protein MAETRQDMQDIRAALTVVREDYWRGLEQDEAAESRARHDVLVVRLGPDWFGLPCGGVREVLRVPPLVRVPGAAAHIAGIISVRGEILPVTDLRPVFKLAAAAPARSARLVVMAAGDLKSALLVDEVRELRAVEEAAIEAPGEAEGLRSPLVSGRVACAEGLLTLLDTAQVLALAEQSGQEG
- a CDS encoding CheR family methyltransferase is translated as MNPHPGTSKPLRVWVAETPGGLCADLVPLLGEAGCTVQCVATDDAPLPAVRVGDCDVLVLGIELPGPQALERLRRFESGRLSRQVPVIVVANRAELEYELPDAFDFLTLPVDARRLLAGVRRAASVARIEEQRLPPLEALDLILFQNYLVQHSGLHFDQRNLRILQHGLTRRMRALGLSSYRAYFDYLESFGEARQELKKLLGLLTVGETYFFRYLAHFEALRHQVLPELIARNRARRTLRLWSAGCSTGEEPYSLGILLRAHFPELREWDVRILATDINHQALNKARRGVYGSRSLRVTDPALISTWFEQRGSEYLLDESIRALVDFRYLNLQTGSYPDPGAGIADFDIIFCRNVLIYFRQATSRKVVEGLARSLAPGGSLFLGHAETLINLSRQFERASHERSFFYRLPAAPPTLEAPPRPPEPPVAPQTLPEVARARTTEADAPPAPARDAEQLYAEGQEAFNREDFAGARACFEKILAVDEQHPGAWVGSGFVHANRGAIEQARTCCEHALAADDLHAPAYFLKGLLLELEGHWLEAREEYRKALLIDMDFIMPRFHLGGIHERLGQGADARRELRNSVRLLERLPNEALVPLSGGLTREVFLEVCRDQLNQLPSS
- a CDS encoding glutamine--tRNA ligase/YqeY domain fusion protein, giving the protein MSTPETTPPATNFIRNLIDADLAAGARSEVVTRFPPEPNGYLHIGHAKAICLNFGLAAAYGGRCHLRMDDTNPEKESIEYAEAIQDVVRWLGFDWGTHLYFASDYYEQLYLWAEELIRRERAYVDSLDAEQMRAHRGTLTEPGRESPDRDRPAAESLDLFRRMRAGEFPDGAYTLRARIDMASPNMNLRDPVIYRIQRHHHYRTGDAWCIYPMYDYAHPLSDAIEGITHSICTLEFEDHRPLYDWFLEQLADLLPARPRQVEFARLNLSYTLMSKRRLLELVREGLVAGWDDPRMPTLVGLRRRGFTPAAIRAFCERIGVGKSDSWIDMSVLEDCLREDLNQGAPRALAVLNPLKVVLTDYPEEREEFFDAANHPQQPEEGSRQVPFCREFYIERDDFMEEPPKKFFRLAPGREVRLRFGYIIRCEEVVKDPVTGEVVELRCTHDPATLGANPADGRKVKGTIHWVSARHGVPAEVRLYDRLFAVPTPGAGREGRDWRADLNPHSLTTLRALIEPGLAQAAVGTHVQFERLGYFFVDPHDSTPGRPVFNRAATLRDSWAKLEAGGS
- the ispF gene encoding 2-C-methyl-D-erythritol 2,4-cyclodiphosphate synthase, which produces MNPFRIGQGYDVHRLTAERRLILGGVEIPYGLGLLGHSDADVLLHAICDAVLGALGEGDIGRHFPDTDPAYRGISSLKLLREVMALASARGYRIGNLDSTVVAQAPRLAPHIRAMVENIAAACAADIHRINIKATTTEGLGFEGRGEGISAQAVVLLEKISVSEELDV
- the ispD gene encoding 2-C-methyl-D-erythritol 4-phosphate cytidylyltransferase, whose product is MTATVLIPAAGMGRRMGADINKQYLQLAGRPILAHTLSLFDQSPHVSRIIVVSPADEIAYCRREVVARFGLRKVEAVIAGGAERQDSVRNGLRHLGEREPGVVLIHDGVRPFFPARLIPRVIAAAAEQGGCVVGVPVKDTVKEVEDGRIRATPERGRLWLAQTPQAFSCALVRDAHEQALADGFRGTDDASLVERLGHRPAMLEGSYRNIKITTPEDLLVAEAFLTRPEEP
- a CDS encoding CarD family transcriptional regulator, coding for MFKIGDMAVYPTQGVGVIESIEAREFQGQKLEFYILRIVDSDMTIMVPVNNCHSVGLRCLVDRDTVDSIYGLLESAAPGGPVASWSRRQREYHDKIKSGDLFEVAAVLRDLYQIRCDKELSYGEKKVLEQAQKLLIKEIAFAQGAEEDTVIQRIEKIFH